One genomic segment of Actinoplanes ianthinogenes includes these proteins:
- a CDS encoding exopolyphosphatase, translating into MKYRLVTRSDFDGLVCAVLLRHLDMIDDIMFVHPKDVQDGAVDITERDILTNLPYDGRAHLVYDHHHSETIRNEGDRSNHIIDAEAPSAARVIYEHFGGKQRFPKVSDDLMRAVDQADSADYSLTDILSPTGWTLLNFLMDSRTGLGRFRNFRISNYQLMMQLIDACIEHQDVHEILALPDVAERATLFHECSARFVEQLHRVTHLDGDVIIVDLRDEEVIEAGNRFMVYALYPEARVSVHIIWGRQKLNTVFACGKSIVDRSSPVDIGEVMLRYGGGGHIAAGTCQVPHDESERVEREIIDALRTERVVPV; encoded by the coding sequence GTGAAGTACCGGCTCGTGACCCGCAGCGACTTCGACGGCCTGGTCTGCGCCGTGCTGCTGCGGCACCTCGACATGATCGACGACATCATGTTCGTGCACCCCAAGGACGTGCAGGACGGCGCCGTCGACATCACCGAGCGGGACATCCTCACCAACCTGCCGTACGACGGCCGGGCCCACCTCGTCTACGACCACCACCACTCGGAGACGATCCGGAACGAGGGTGATCGGAGCAACCACATCATCGACGCCGAGGCGCCGTCGGCGGCCCGGGTCATCTACGAGCACTTCGGGGGCAAACAGCGCTTTCCCAAGGTGTCGGACGACCTGATGCGCGCGGTGGACCAGGCGGACTCGGCGGACTACTCGCTGACCGACATCCTGAGCCCGACCGGGTGGACGCTGCTCAACTTCCTGATGGACAGCCGGACCGGGCTGGGGCGATTCCGGAATTTCCGGATCTCGAACTACCAGCTGATGATGCAGCTGATCGACGCGTGCATCGAGCACCAGGACGTGCACGAGATCCTCGCCCTGCCGGACGTCGCCGAGCGGGCCACCCTGTTCCACGAATGCTCGGCTCGCTTCGTCGAGCAGCTGCACCGGGTCACCCACCTGGACGGGGACGTGATCATCGTGGACCTGCGGGACGAGGAGGTGATCGAGGCGGGGAACCGGTTCATGGTCTACGCGCTCTACCCGGAGGCCCGGGTCTCGGTGCACATCATCTGGGGCCGGCAGAAGTTGAACACGGTGTTCGCCTGCGGGAAGTCGATCGTCGACCGCAGCTCGCCGGTGGACATCGGTGAGGTGATGCTGCGGTACGGCGGGGGCGGGCACATCGCGGCCGGCACCTGCCAGGTCCCGCACGACGAGTCGGAGCGGGTGGAACGCGAAATCATCGACGCACTCCGCACCGAGCGGGTCGTTCCGGTCTGA